The Acinetobacter wuhouensis genome includes the window CGCCGTGCGCCGCAGCTCGGGCACAGCCCGCGCTTCTTGCAGGAATACGCCACCAGCCTCTCGGCACGACAGTGCTCGCAGACCACGCGCAGGAAGCCGTGCTCGAGCACGCCGCAGCGCAGGTAGGTCTCGAACTCCTCGCGCACATACTCGGGCAGCGGGCGGTCTTCGGCCTCAAGACGCGCGATGAAGTCCGGGTAGTGCGCCTGCACTAGCGCGTACAGCAGCGTGCGCTCGGGCAGGTGGCGCGCGTAACGCGCAGCGGCGTGGGCGGCCGGCAGTGGCGCGCACACCTCGGCCTGCCGCCGGGGTGCGGTCAGGCGCGGCACGCAGCGCTCCGTTGCAGGGACGGCTGCTCAGGGTTGCGCCCGCGAGCACGCGTTCATATCGGCGTTTTCTGATCTTCGCGTCAGACATTGCCGCGGGGCGGGTAGGAAGTCTCCCGCCTCGGACGCCAGAACGCACAAAGCCCGGCACGAGGCCGGGCTTTGTGGTCTTGCTTGATGGATCGCGGGGCTTAGAAATCCATGCCGCCCATGCCGCCCATGCCGCCGCCGGCCGGCATCGCCGGCTCGTCCTTCTTCGGGGCCTCGGCCACCATCGCTTCGGTGGTGATCATCAGGCCCGCGATCGACGCGGCGTTCTGCAGCGCGGTGCGGGTGACCTTGGTCGGGTCCAGGATGCCGAACTCGATCATGTCGCCGAACTCGCCGTTGGCGGCGTTGTAGCCGAACGCACCCGAACCTTCGACCACGCGGTTGAGGATGACCGACGGCTCATCGCCGGCATTGGTCACGATCTCGCGCAGCGGGGCTTCCATCGCGCGCAGGGCGATCTGGATGCCGTGGTTCTGGTCTTCGTTCACGCCCTTGATGCCGGCGATCGCCGCCTTGGCACGGATCAGGGCGACGCCGCCGCCCGGGACGATGCCTTCCTCGACGGCCGCACGGGTCGCGTGCAGGGCGTCTTCGACGCGCGCCTTCTTTTCCTTCATCTCGACTTCGGTGGCGGCACCGACCTTGATCACCGCAACGCCGCCGGCCAGCTTGGCCACGCGCTCCTGCAGCTTCTCGCGGTCGTAGTCGGAGGAGGTCTCCTCGATCTGCGCCTTGATCTGCTTGATGCGCGCCTCGATGCCCGCGCCTTCGCCGGCGCCATCGATGATGGTGGTGTTTTCCTTCGACACCTGGATCTTCTTGGCGCGGCCGAGGTCCTTGATGGTGGCCTTCTCCAGCGACAGGCCGACTTCCTCGGAAATCACCACGCCGCCGGTCAGGATCGCCATGTCTTCCAGCATCGCCTTGCGACGGTCGCCGAAGCCCGGGGCCTTCACCGCGCAGACCTTGACGATGCCGCGGATGGTGTTGACCACCAGGGTCGCCAGCGCTTCGCCTTCGACTTCCTCCGCCACGATCAGCAGCGGCTTGCCGGCCTTGGCCACGCCCTCGAGGACGGGCAGCAGGTCGCGCACGTTGGAGATCTTCTTGTCGTACAGCAGGATGAAGGGATCATCCAGGTCGGCCGACATCGACTGCTGGTTGTTGACGAAGTACGGGCTCAGGTAGCCGCGGTCGAACTGCATGCCCTCGACCACGTCGAGTTCGTTGTCCAGGCCGCTGCCTTCCTCGACCGTGATCACGCCTTCCTTGCCGACCTTGTCCATCGCCTGCGCGATCAGGTCGCCGATGTTGGCATCCGAGTTCGCGGAGATCGCGCCGACCTGGGCGATTTCCTTGCTGGTCGACGACGGCTTGGACAGCGACTTCAGTTCGCCGACCGCGGCCTTCACCGCCTGGTCGATGCCGCGCTTCAGGTCCATCGGGTTCATGCCGGCGGCGACCGCCTTCATGCCCTCGCGGATGAACGCCTGCGCCAGCACGGTGGCGGTGGTGGTGCCGTCGCCGGCGTTGTCGGAGGTCTTGGAAGCGACTTCCTTCACCATCTGCGCGCCCATGTTCTCGAACGCGTCAGCCAGTTCGATTTCCTTGGCGACGGAGACGCCGTCCTTGGTGATGGTCGGCGCGCCGTAGCTCTTCTGCAGCACGACGTTGCGGCCCTTCGGGCCGAGGGTCGCCTTCACGGCGTTGGCGAGCACGTTGACGCCGCGCACCATCTTGGAGCGCGCGTCTTCGCCGAAACGAATGTCCTTGGCAGCCATTGCGAATTACCTCGAAAAATTATTCGGATGAGAAATGTGTGGGAGCGACGCGCGATCAGCCGAGGATCGCGAACAGGTCGTCTTCCTTCACCACCAGCAGCTCGACGCCGTCCAGCTTCACTTCGGTGCCGCTGTACTTGCCGAACAGCACCTTGTCGCCGACCTTGACCTGCGGCGCGCGGACCTGGCCGTTGTCCAGCACCTTGCCGGTGCCGACGGCGACGACTTCGCCCTTGATCGGCTTCTCGGTGGCCGAATCCGGGATCACGATCCCGCCGGCGGACAGCTTCTCTTCTTCCATGCGCTTGATGACCACGCGGTCGTGCAGCGGCTTGATATTGGACATGGCAACCTCGGTAAATGGTTGATTGACGTGGAAAAACCCGGCGATTTTAGCAGTCGCGCGAAGCGAGTGCCAAACCGCGGACAACAGAACCGGGCGAACCCGGCATGCCACCGAGATGGGGCGGGCCCGCCGACTTTCAAGGGCCGCACGCGGATGTCCGCCAGGCCCGCCGGATCGGGGCAGCCGCTACCCTATGCCGGTGAGCGCCCTGATCTGCTTCTGCACCTGTCCCGACGCCGACAGCGCCGAGCGCATCGCCACCGCGCTGGTGGCCGAGCGCCTGGCCGCCTGCGTCAACCTCCTGCCCGGCCTGCGTTCGGTCTATCGCTGGCAACGCAAGGTCGAGGCCGCGGCCGAGGTCCTGCTGCTGGTCAAGACCAGTGCCGAGGCCTACCCCGCCCTGCAGGAACGCCTGCGCCAACTGCATCCCTACGAACTCCCGGAGCTGCTCGCGGTCGAAGCCGCGTCCGGCCTGCCCGAATACCTGCAATGGCTGGCCGCCGAGAGCCGACCGGTAAACTGAGCCAATGACCGCATCCACGATCCGCCTGCGCCGCTGGCTGGCCGGGCTCGCCCTGCTGCTTGCGCTGCCCGCGACCTCGGCCGTCGCCCAGGACTTCGAACTGCCGCCGGTCGACGAGGTCTTCGTCCTGTCCGCGCAGGCCACCGCGCCGGACCGCATCGAGGTGCGCTGGCGGATCGCCGACGGCTATTACCTGTACCGGCACCGCACCTCGGTCAAGGCCGATGCCGCCTTCACCGGCGCGACCATGGCGCTGCCGAAGGGCAAGGCCTACCGCGACGAATTCTTCGGCGACGTCGAAACCTACCGCAAGGAATTGCTCGGCACCCTCACCGGCACGCCCGCGGCCGGCGCGAGCGCGACCACCCTGACCGTGAAGTACCAGGGCTGCGCCGATGCCGGCGTGTGCTACCCGCCGCAGACCCGCACCCTGAAGGTCGCGTTGCCGGGCGAAGCGGGCGCTGGCGGCTTCGGCTGTAAGGCGCGCGGGCTGCATGATTATGTCGTCAAGAACGGCTCTGCCGATCATCCCAACGCCGAGGTGAAATTCGCACTGGGTGATGTGGTCAACACCATGATCGGCTGCACTAATGGTGAAACGATCATGCTGTGCCACGACACCTCGCTGCCGCGCCCCTATTCTCTCGGCTTTCGGGTGCAAGGCACCGAGGGGCTGTGGATGGACGTCAACAAGTCGATCTATCTGGAGGGCAAGAGCCCACAGCCGCACCGCTGGGAGCCTGCCGAGGGCTGGTTTGCGAAATACGATCACCCGCTATGGAAACGCTACGCCGATCTGGCGGCAGGGGCCGGGCATGGCG containing:
- the groES gene encoding co-chaperone GroES, with the protein product MSNIKPLHDRVVIKRMEEEKLSAGGIVIPDSATEKPIKGEVVAVGTGKVLDNGQVRAPQVKVGDKVLFGKYSGTEVKLDGVELLVVKEDDLFAILG
- a CDS encoding protein-disulfide reductase DsbD domain-containing protein; its protein translation is MTASTIRLRRWLAGLALLLALPATSAVAQDFELPPVDEVFVLSAQATAPDRIEVRWRIADGYYLYRHRTSVKADAAFTGATMALPKGKAYRDEFFGDVETYRKELLGTLTGTPAAGASATTLTVKYQGCADAGVCYPPQTRTLKVALPGEAGAGGFGCKARGLHDYVVKNGSADHPNAEVKFALGDVVNTMIGCTNGETIMLCHDTSLPRPYSLGFRVQGTEGLWMDVNKSIYLEGKSPQPHRWEPAEGWFAKYDHPLWKRYADLAAGAGHGGMDWFVIHAFVEALKAKAPMPIDIYDALAWSAITPLSEQSIAEGNRTLDFPDFTRGQWRTRKPIFALNDAY
- the groL gene encoding chaperonin GroEL (60 kDa chaperone family; promotes refolding of misfolded polypeptides especially under stressful conditions; forms two stacked rings of heptamers to form a barrel-shaped 14mer; ends can be capped by GroES; misfolded proteins enter the barrel where they are refolded when GroES binds), with amino-acid sequence MAAKDIRFGEDARSKMVRGVNVLANAVKATLGPKGRNVVLQKSYGAPTITKDGVSVAKEIELADAFENMGAQMVKEVASKTSDNAGDGTTTATVLAQAFIREGMKAVAAGMNPMDLKRGIDQAVKAAVGELKSLSKPSSTSKEIAQVGAISANSDANIGDLIAQAMDKVGKEGVITVEEGSGLDNELDVVEGMQFDRGYLSPYFVNNQQSMSADLDDPFILLYDKKISNVRDLLPVLEGVAKAGKPLLIVAEEVEGEALATLVVNTIRGIVKVCAVKAPGFGDRRKAMLEDMAILTGGVVISEEVGLSLEKATIKDLGRAKKIQVSKENTTIIDGAGEGAGIEARIKQIKAQIEETSSDYDREKLQERVAKLAGGVAVIKVGAATEVEMKEKKARVEDALHATRAAVEEGIVPGGGVALIRAKAAIAGIKGVNEDQNHGIQIALRAMEAPLREIVTNAGDEPSVILNRVVEGSGAFGYNAANGEFGDMIEFGILDPTKVTRTALQNAASIAGLMITTEAMVAEAPKKDEPAMPAGGGMGGMGGMDF
- the cutA gene encoding divalent-cation tolerance protein CutA, with product MPVSALICFCTCPDADSAERIATALVAERLAACVNLLPGLRSVYRWQRKVEAAAEVLLLVKTSAEAYPALQERLRQLHPYELPELLAVEAASGLPEYLQWLAAESRPVN